In Marinicauda algicola, one DNA window encodes the following:
- a CDS encoding MerR family transcriptional regulator, with protein sequence MAEKSPDAYRTISEAAEEADLPAHVLRFWESKFSQLKPIKRNGGRRLYRPQDVQLLKGLRRLLYEEGFTIKGAQKYLRDHGVASVAELGAGEGGVQPEAPRPAEPESEGEERTPSRGEGAPGLSAKERKSLEAVLGRLERARARLEDALNS encoded by the coding sequence ATGGCCGAAAAATCGCCCGACGCTTACCGCACGATCTCCGAGGCCGCCGAGGAGGCCGATCTGCCGGCCCATGTGCTGCGCTTCTGGGAATCCAAGTTCTCACAGCTGAAACCGATCAAGCGCAATGGCGGGCGTCGGCTCTACCGGCCCCAGGACGTGCAGCTGCTCAAGGGCCTGCGCCGCCTGCTCTACGAGGAAGGCTTCACCATCAAGGGCGCGCAGAAATACCTGCGCGACCATGGGGTAGCCTCGGTGGCCGAGCTCGGCGCGGGCGAGGGCGGTGTCCAGCCCGAGGCGCCGCGCCCTGCCGAACCGGAGAGCGAGGGCGAGGAGCGCACGCCGTCCCGGGGCGAGGGAGCGCCGGGGCTCTCCGCGAAGGAGCGCAAGAGCCTGGAAGCCGTGCTCGGCCGGCTCGAACGCGCCCGTGCCCGCCTCGAAGACGCCTTGAATTCCTGA
- a CDS encoding outer membrane protein assembly factor BamE has protein sequence MTSKRTLALAATMAGAVLLSACNPTLRTHGYRYSDGEVPEFTVGEDTQATVLQRLGNPSTRGTFETDTWYYISATREYLAYLRPETRDRRIIALTFDDSGTLAGIEEYGIEDGRIVAFVDRETPTRGRELTILEQLLGNVGRLPSEQFGGEQNLPGGAGGPRQDGSR, from the coding sequence ATGACGAGCAAACGCACCCTCGCCCTGGCGGCCACGATGGCCGGCGCGGTACTCCTAAGCGCCTGCAATCCGACGCTGCGCACGCACGGCTATCGCTATTCCGACGGCGAGGTGCCCGAGTTCACCGTCGGCGAGGACACCCAGGCCACCGTCCTGCAGCGCCTGGGCAATCCGTCCACGCGCGGCACCTTCGAGACCGATACCTGGTATTATATCAGCGCGACGCGCGAGTATCTCGCCTATCTGCGCCCCGAGACCCGCGACCGGCGCATCATCGCCCTGACCTTCGACGACAGCGGTACGCTCGCAGGGATCGAGGAATACGGCATCGAGGACGGGCGGATCGTCGCCTTCGTCGATCGCGAGACCCCGACCCGGGGCCGCGAACTCACCATCCTGGAACAGCTGCTCGGCAATGTGGGCCGTCTGCCGAGCGAACAGTTCGGCGGCGAGCAGAACCTGCCCGGCGGGGCCGGCGGCCCGAGGCAGGACGGCTCGCGCTAG
- a CDS encoding BLUF domain-containing protein: protein MTVPLKCVLYVSRSLIPAEREEFREQISEIMAQCDRNNRADDITGALAYDRGRFFQYVEGPADAIDALVARLFDDPRHKRVTIRADEPVATRLFPDWSMVLLNITAAPVPGYATADLEALSPGDLVARLQRAAAEDAILAVARRPGARD, encoded by the coding sequence ATGACTGTGCCTCTCAAGTGCGTGCTCTATGTGAGCCGAAGCCTCATTCCTGCCGAGCGCGAGGAATTCCGCGAACAGATCTCCGAGATCATGGCGCAGTGCGATCGCAACAACCGCGCCGACGACATCACCGGCGCGCTCGCCTACGATCGGGGGCGCTTCTTCCAGTATGTCGAGGGGCCGGCGGACGCGATCGACGCGCTCGTCGCGCGCCTGTTCGACGATCCGCGCCACAAGCGGGTGACGATCCGTGCCGACGAGCCGGTCGCGACGCGGCTCTTCCCCGACTGGTCGATGGTCCTGCTCAACATCACCGCGGCGCCGGTGCCCGGCTACGCCACCGCGGACCTGGAGGCGCTGTCACCCGGCGACCTCGTCGCGCGCCTGCAGCGTGCGGCCGCGGAGGATGCCATTCTCGCCGTCGCCCGCCGCCCGGGCGCGCGCGACTAG
- the thiL gene encoding thiamine-phosphate kinase: MSGFGEFEFIARLLAPLSKGHAGAFALKDDAAVIAPRAGHELVVTADALVAGRHFLESDDPALVARKALRANLSDLAAMGATPLWYMTSLVWPLGTDRALQARFVEGLKADQERFGLTLIGGDTTAGEGPFTVAVTAFGEVPAGKAVTRAGARPGDRLVVTGAIGDAGLGLALARGERALDGEAAAALLERHYLPTPRIALAPALREHARAAIDVSDGLVADAGHVAAASGLALALRLEDMPVSPAAGEWLASQPDEAAARLRLATSGDDYELACALAPERVDAFIAACREAGVEAKQAGIFGAGEGVTVSFEGRTLPVERGGFTHF, encoded by the coding sequence ATGAGCGGTTTCGGCGAGTTCGAGTTCATCGCACGCCTGCTCGCCCCGCTCTCGAAGGGCCATGCGGGGGCCTTCGCGCTGAAGGACGATGCCGCCGTCATCGCGCCGCGTGCGGGCCACGAGCTCGTGGTCACCGCCGACGCGCTCGTTGCGGGGCGCCATTTCCTCGAGAGCGACGACCCGGCCCTGGTGGCGCGCAAGGCGCTGCGGGCCAATCTCTCCGATCTCGCCGCGATGGGCGCGACCCCCCTCTGGTACATGACGAGCCTCGTCTGGCCGCTCGGCACCGACCGCGCGCTGCAGGCCCGTTTCGTGGAGGGGCTGAAGGCCGACCAGGAACGCTTCGGCCTGACCCTGATCGGCGGCGACACCACGGCGGGCGAGGGGCCCTTCACCGTCGCCGTCACCGCGTTCGGCGAGGTTCCGGCGGGCAAGGCGGTCACCCGTGCCGGCGCGAGACCCGGCGACCGGCTGGTCGTCACCGGCGCGATCGGGGATGCGGGGCTGGGCCTCGCCCTGGCGCGCGGCGAACGCGCGCTCGACGGCGAGGCGGCCGCGGCGCTGCTCGAACGCCACTACCTGCCCACGCCGCGCATCGCGCTCGCCCCGGCACTGCGCGAACATGCCCGCGCCGCGATCGATGTCTCCGACGGGCTCGTCGCCGATGCCGGACATGTCGCCGCCGCGAGCGGCCTCGCCCTCGCGCTGCGCCTCGAGGACATGCCGGTCTCGCCAGCGGCCGGGGAATGGCTCGCAAGCCAGCCGGACGAGGCGGCGGCCCGGCTGCGCCTGGCGACCTCCGGCGACGATTACGAACTCGCCTGCGCGCTCGCGCCCGAGCGCGTCGACGCCTTCATCGCCGCCTGCCGGGAGGCGGGGGTCGAGGCGAAGCAGGCCGGCATTTTCGGGGCCGGGGAAGGTGTCACGGTGTCCTTCGAGGGCCGGACGCTGCCCGTGGAGCGGGGCGGCTTTACGCATTTTTGA
- a CDS encoding riboflavin synthase, whose protein sequence is MFTGIVTAKGRIARISGERDRRFEIECPYDPAGIALGASIAHAGACLTVVHVAPVADGARYAVEVSPETLRRTTLGAWREGDSVNLERPLKVGDELGGHIVQGHVDGVGEVVSVERSEGWLTLRVRAPGTLSRFIAEKGSIAVDGVSLTVNAVEGAVFDLMIIPHTAKVTTLGALKPGAHVNLEVDVMARYAARLAGQAG, encoded by the coding sequence ATGTTCACCGGCATCGTCACCGCAAAGGGCCGCATCGCCAGGATATCGGGCGAGCGCGACCGCCGCTTCGAGATCGAGTGTCCCTACGATCCCGCTGGCATCGCGCTCGGGGCGTCCATCGCCCATGCCGGCGCCTGCCTCACCGTGGTCCATGTCGCTCCGGTCGCCGACGGTGCGCGCTATGCCGTGGAGGTGTCGCCGGAAACGCTGAGGCGCACCACGCTCGGCGCCTGGCGCGAGGGTGACAGCGTCAATCTCGAGCGCCCGCTGAAGGTGGGCGACGAGCTTGGCGGCCACATCGTCCAGGGCCATGTCGACGGGGTCGGCGAGGTGGTCTCTGTCGAGCGGAGCGAGGGCTGGCTGACGCTGCGCGTGCGCGCGCCGGGAACCCTGTCGCGCTTCATCGCGGAGAAGGGCTCGATCGCCGTCGACGGCGTCTCGCTCACCGTCAACGCGGTGGAGGGCGCGGTGTTCGACCTGATGATCATCCCCCATACCGCGAAGGTGACGACGCTCGGCGCGCTGAAGCCGGGAGCGCACGTCAATCTTGAGGTCGATGTCATGGCGCGCTACGCCGCGCGTCTCGCCGGCCAGGCCGGCTGA
- a CDS encoding ubiquinol-cytochrome C chaperone family protein yields MFARLFRKDPVKAAGERLYDSVLAAARQPSLYGPAGAPDTVDGRFDMIVIHAVLLMRRLRAGGKTGQAASQALFDRMFDDMDAALREMGTGDLKVGRKIREMGEAFYGRAKAYDAALDAGDEAGLADILARNALDAHGEGDPAAAGRALARYMIDCDACLARQDPEQLAQGMEPPAYAPAP; encoded by the coding sequence ATGTTCGCCCGCCTGTTCCGCAAGGACCCCGTGAAGGCCGCCGGAGAACGCCTCTATGACAGCGTGCTCGCCGCCGCGCGCCAGCCTTCCCTGTACGGTCCGGCCGGGGCGCCGGACACGGTGGACGGGCGGTTCGACATGATCGTGATCCATGCCGTCCTGCTGATGCGCCGCCTGCGCGCGGGCGGAAAGACGGGCCAGGCGGCGAGCCAGGCGCTGTTCGACAGGATGTTCGACGACATGGACGCCGCGCTGCGCGAGATGGGTACGGGTGATCTCAAGGTCGGCCGGAAGATTCGCGAGATGGGCGAGGCCTTCTACGGCCGCGCGAAGGCCTATGACGCTGCGCTCGATGCGGGCGACGAGGCGGGCCTTGCCGACATCCTCGCACGCAACGCGCTCGACGCGCACGGCGAGGGCGATCCGGCTGCGGCCGGGCGCGCGCTCGCCCGTTACATGATCGACTGCGATGCGTGCCTGGCGCGCCAGGATCCCGAGCAGCTCGCGCAAGGTATGGAGCCGCCCGCCTACGCGCCCGCGCCATAG
- a CDS encoding integration host factor subunit alpha, which translates to MTGKTITRADLAEAVYREVGLSRQDSAALVESVLGMMADTLAAGESVKLSSFGSFMLREKNGRMGRNPKTGEEVPIDPRRVLVFKPSQVLKDRIDESLSK; encoded by the coding sequence ATGACTGGCAAGACGATAACGCGCGCCGACCTGGCCGAGGCGGTCTATCGCGAAGTAGGCCTGTCGCGCCAGGATTCCGCGGCGCTCGTGGAATCGGTGCTGGGCATGATGGCCGACACGCTGGCGGCCGGGGAATCGGTGAAGCTTTCCTCCTTCGGCTCCTTCATGCTGCGCGAGAAGAACGGGCGCATGGGCCGCAATCCCAAGACCGGCGAGGAAGTCCCGATCGACCCGCGCCGGGTGCTCGTCTTCAAACCCTCCCAGGTCCTCAAGGACCGCATCGACGAGTCGTTGTCGAAATAG
- the ribH gene encoding 6,7-dimethyl-8-ribityllumazine synthase, which produces MAAKKVLLVAAPFYEDITEELLKGARAELDAQGVAHETFEVPGAFEIPGVIAQAEAGKAGFDGYVALGCVIRGETSHYDYVCGESARGLMDLSLKGVAIGYGILTVENIKQARVRAHVDEKNKGRDAAQACLTMIEARARFGAKR; this is translated from the coding sequence ATGGCTGCCAAGAAAGTCCTCCTCGTCGCCGCGCCGTTCTACGAGGACATCACCGAGGAACTGCTGAAGGGCGCGCGCGCCGAGCTCGATGCGCAGGGCGTCGCACACGAGACCTTCGAGGTGCCCGGCGCGTTCGAGATCCCCGGCGTCATCGCCCAGGCCGAGGCCGGCAAGGCCGGCTTCGACGGCTATGTCGCGCTCGGCTGCGTCATTCGCGGCGAGACCAGCCATTACGACTATGTCTGCGGGGAGTCCGCCCGCGGCCTGATGGACCTCTCCCTGAAGGGTGTCGCCATCGGCTACGGCATCCTCACCGTGGAGAACATCAAGCAGGCGCGCGTGCGCGCCCATGTCGACGAGAAGAACAAGGGCAGGGACGCGGCCCAGGCCTGCCTGACGATGATCGAGGCGCGTGCGCGCTTCGGGGCGAAGCGATGA
- the ribB gene encoding 3,4-dihydroxy-2-butanone-4-phosphate synthase, translated as MTDTATRTDTPLSPIEDIIEDARNGRMFILVDAEDRENEGDLVIPAQFATPEQVNFMAKYGRGLICLAMTRERSEALGLQLMSGHNRSRQSTAFTVSIEAREGVSTGISAHDRARTINVAIDPTKGAEDIVSPGHVFPLMARDGGVLVRAGHTEAAVDVARLAGMNPSGVICEIMNDDGSMARLPDLIGFAQRHGLKIGTIADLIAYRRKHDRFVERRLDSEVTTKWGGPFRLTVFRSLVDNVEHVALTKGAISPAAPVLVRMHKVSFTDDVLAAAGAREGLVEEGIKALAAHDGPGVMVFIRETNPAAITERFGGAPVDPDHAREARRLREYGVGAQILLDLGVRKMILLSTAPQKIVGLEGYGLEVIEQREIEGH; from the coding sequence GTGACCGATACCGCCACCCGCACCGATACCCCGCTCTCGCCCATCGAGGACATCATCGAGGATGCCCGCAACGGGCGCATGTTCATCCTCGTCGATGCCGAGGACCGCGAGAACGAGGGCGATCTCGTCATTCCGGCCCAGTTCGCCACGCCCGAGCAGGTCAACTTCATGGCCAAGTACGGGCGCGGCCTGATCTGCCTGGCCATGACGCGCGAGCGCTCCGAGGCGCTCGGCCTGCAGCTGATGAGCGGGCACAACCGCTCGCGCCAGTCCACCGCCTTCACCGTCTCGATCGAGGCCCGCGAAGGAGTGTCCACCGGCATCTCCGCGCACGACCGCGCGCGCACCATCAACGTGGCGATCGATCCCACCAAGGGTGCCGAGGACATCGTCAGCCCCGGCCACGTCTTCCCGCTTATGGCGCGCGACGGCGGCGTGCTGGTGCGTGCCGGCCATACCGAGGCCGCCGTCGACGTCGCGCGCCTGGCCGGCATGAACCCGTCCGGCGTGATCTGCGAGATCATGAACGATGACGGCTCGATGGCCCGGCTTCCCGACCTGATCGGCTTTGCCCAGCGCCACGGGCTGAAGATCGGCACGATCGCCGATCTCATCGCCTACCGCAGGAAGCACGACCGGTTCGTGGAGCGCCGCCTCGACAGCGAGGTGACCACGAAGTGGGGCGGGCCGTTCCGGCTCACCGTGTTCCGCTCGCTGGTCGACAATGTCGAGCATGTCGCTCTGACCAAGGGTGCGATCTCGCCGGCCGCGCCGGTCCTGGTGCGCATGCACAAGGTGAGCTTCACCGACGACGTGCTGGCCGCTGCCGGCGCGCGCGAGGGTCTGGTCGAGGAAGGCATCAAGGCGCTCGCCGCCCATGACGGGCCGGGCGTCATGGTCTTCATCCGCGAGACCAACCCCGCCGCCATCACCGAGCGCTTCGGCGGCGCGCCGGTCGATCCCGATCACGCGCGCGAGGCCCGGCGCCTGCGCGAATACGGCGTCGGCGCGCAGATCCTGCTCGATCTCGGCGTGCGCAAGATGATCCTCCTGTCGACTGCGCCGCAGAAGATCGTCGGACTTGAAGGATACGGGCTGGAGGTTATTGAACAGCGCGAGATCGAAGGACACTGA
- the plsX gene encoding phosphate acyltransferase PlsX, with product MVSPLVLSVDAMGGDFAPESVVDGAAIFFKGRRRPVRLLLHGDEARIRPLLARHPELAGRCEIRHTEKIVTMEAKPSEAVRRSRGSSMWNAVHAVKDGEAQVAISAGNTGALMAISKVILRMKAGVHRPAIAASWPVPQGFCTVLDVGANVDCDPEQLVEFAVLGESFHRAVHGVQRPSVALLNVGQEELKGDQVVRDADALLREAELDMDYRGFVEGNDISLGTTDVVVTDGFTGNVALKTAEGTARLVGGWVREALTGSLLGKAAGALLSLGALKQLRARMDPNNVNGGVFLGLNGVVVKSHGGTQGPGFATALRIALEMADSRFLTEIEKNLARLDAAERSRTTRAQETE from the coding sequence ATGGTTTCACCGCTTGTCCTTTCCGTCGATGCCATGGGCGGCGATTTCGCGCCGGAGAGCGTCGTCGACGGAGCCGCGATCTTCTTCAAGGGGCGCCGGCGCCCGGTGCGCCTGCTGCTTCACGGCGACGAGGCGCGCATCCGGCCGCTCCTGGCGCGCCATCCCGAGCTCGCCGGGCGCTGCGAGATCCGCCACACCGAGAAGATCGTCACCATGGAGGCCAAGCCCTCCGAGGCGGTGCGCCGCTCGCGCGGCTCCTCGATGTGGAATGCGGTTCACGCCGTGAAGGACGGGGAGGCCCAGGTCGCCATCTCGGCGGGCAATACCGGCGCGCTGATGGCGATCTCAAAGGTGATCCTGCGGATGAAGGCGGGGGTGCACCGCCCTGCCATCGCGGCGAGCTGGCCGGTGCCGCAGGGCTTCTGCACCGTGCTCGACGTCGGCGCCAACGTGGACTGCGATCCCGAGCAGCTCGTCGAGTTCGCGGTGCTCGGGGAATCCTTCCACCGCGCGGTTCACGGCGTGCAGCGCCCGAGCGTCGCGCTGCTCAATGTCGGGCAGGAGGAGCTGAAGGGCGACCAGGTCGTGCGCGACGCCGACGCGCTGCTGCGCGAGGCCGAGCTCGACATGGATTATCGCGGCTTCGTGGAGGGCAACGACATCTCGTTGGGCACCACCGACGTCGTGGTCACCGACGGCTTCACGGGGAATGTCGCGCTCAAGACCGCCGAGGGCACGGCCAGGCTCGTCGGCGGCTGGGTGCGCGAGGCGCTGACCGGGTCGCTGCTCGGCAAGGCGGCCGGGGCGCTGCTCAGCCTGGGCGCCCTGAAGCAGCTTCGCGCGCGGATGGACCCGAACAATGTCAATGGCGGCGTGTTTCTCGGCCTGAACGGTGTCGTGGTAAAAAGCCATGGCGGTACGCAGGGGCCGGGCTTCGCGACGGCGCTGCGGATCGCCCTTGAAATGGCCGACAGCCGGTTCCTGACTGAGATCGAGAAGAATCTGGCCCGGCTCGACGCCGCCGAACGCAGCCGCACCACGCGCGCACAGGAGACAGAGTGA
- a CDS encoding sodium-translocating pyrophosphatase — translation MSTDLWLWLAMGAGLLAILYGAVTIRSILSASAGSERMQEIARAIQEGANAYLKRQYTTIAIVGVVIFIVVFFLLGVFAAIGFALGAVLSGLAGFIGMLVSVRANVRTTEAAQQGLAQGLSLAFRSGAVTGMLVVGLALLGVAVYYFVLTAVLGNAPGDRTVIDALVALGFGASLISVFARLGGGIFTKGADVGGDMVGKVEAGIPEDDPRNAATIADNVGDNVGDCAGMAADLFETYAVTVVATMVLASIFFVGGSQVDGMVLPLAIGAVCIVTSIIGTFFVRLGKSKNIMGALYKGFIATAVLSIPAVAAVIWTLVPDGLVRAGGVEIPPMNLFICALAGLGVTGLIVWITEYYTGVEYRPVKSVAKASESGHGTNVIQGLAVSLESTALPALVIIAGIIVTHYFAGLFGIAVATTTMLALAGMVVALDAFGPVTDNAGGIAEMAELEGSVRETTDALDAVGNTTKAVTKGYAIGSAGLGALVLFAAYTEDIRFFAGTAEAGSFFDGVIVDFALSNPYVVVGLLFGGLLPFLFGGMSMMAVGRAAQSVVEEVRRQFREIPGIMERTAKPDYGRAVDILTKAAIREMVVPSLLPVLSPIVLFFVVLLIAGKAAALAAVGAMLLGVIVTGLFVAISMTSGGGAWDNAKKYIEDGHHGGKGSEAHKAAVTGDTVGDPYKDTAGPAVNPMIKITNIVALLLLAVLAGGH, via the coding sequence ATGAGTACCGACCTTTGGCTTTGGCTGGCGATGGGCGCCGGTCTTCTGGCCATTCTCTACGGAGCCGTCACAATCCGCTCGATCCTGTCGGCCAGCGCCGGCTCGGAGCGGATGCAGGAAATCGCCAGGGCGATCCAGGAAGGCGCGAACGCCTATCTCAAGCGCCAGTACACCACCATCGCGATCGTCGGCGTGGTGATCTTCATCGTCGTCTTCTTCCTGCTCGGCGTGTTCGCGGCGATCGGTTTCGCGCTCGGTGCGGTGCTGTCGGGCCTCGCCGGCTTCATCGGCATGCTGGTCTCGGTGCGTGCCAACGTGCGCACGACCGAAGCGGCCCAGCAGGGTCTCGCGCAGGGGCTGTCGCTGGCGTTCCGCTCCGGCGCGGTGACCGGGATGCTCGTGGTCGGTCTCGCCCTGCTCGGCGTGGCGGTCTACTACTTCGTGCTGACGGCCGTGCTCGGCAATGCGCCGGGCGACCGCACCGTGATCGACGCGCTCGTCGCGCTCGGCTTCGGGGCCTCCCTCATCTCCGTCTTTGCCCGTCTCGGCGGCGGCATCTTCACCAAGGGCGCCGATGTCGGCGGCGACATGGTCGGCAAGGTGGAAGCGGGCATCCCCGAGGACGATCCGCGCAATGCCGCGACCATCGCGGACAATGTTGGCGACAATGTCGGCGACTGTGCGGGCATGGCCGCGGACCTGTTCGAGACCTATGCGGTGACCGTGGTGGCCACCATGGTGCTCGCCTCGATCTTCTTCGTGGGCGGTAGCCAGGTCGACGGCATGGTGCTCCCGCTCGCGATCGGCGCGGTGTGCATCGTCACCTCGATCATCGGCACCTTCTTCGTGCGCCTGGGCAAGTCGAAGAACATCATGGGCGCGCTCTACAAGGGCTTCATCGCCACCGCCGTGCTGTCCATTCCCGCGGTCGCCGCGGTCATCTGGACGCTGGTGCCCGACGGGCTGGTGCGTGCGGGCGGGGTCGAAATCCCGCCGATGAACCTCTTCATCTGCGCGCTTGCGGGCCTCGGCGTGACCGGTCTCATCGTCTGGATCACCGAGTACTATACCGGCGTCGAATACCGTCCGGTGAAATCGGTCGCGAAGGCATCGGAATCCGGTCACGGCACCAACGTGATCCAGGGTCTCGCCGTGTCGCTGGAATCCACCGCGCTGCCCGCGCTCGTCATCATCGCGGGCATCATCGTGACTCACTACTTCGCGGGCCTGTTCGGCATCGCGGTCGCCACCACGACGATGCTGGCGCTCGCCGGCATGGTCGTCGCGCTCGACGCCTTCGGTCCGGTCACCGACAATGCCGGCGGCATCGCGGAGATGGCCGAGTTGGAAGGCTCGGTGCGCGAGACGACCGATGCGCTCGACGCGGTCGGCAACACCACCAAGGCGGTGACCAAGGGCTATGCGATCGGCTCGGCCGGTCTCGGCGCCCTGGTGCTGTTCGCGGCCTATACCGAGGACATCCGCTTCTTCGCCGGCACCGCCGAGGCGGGAAGCTTCTTCGACGGCGTCATCGTCGATTTCGCCCTGTCCAACCCGTACGTCGTGGTCGGCCTGCTGTTCGGCGGTCTTCTGCCCTTCCTGTTCGGCGGCATGTCGATGATGGCCGTGGGCCGCGCGGCCCAGTCCGTCGTGGAAGAGGTGCGCCGCCAGTTCCGCGAGATCCCGGGCATCATGGAGCGCACTGCCAAGCCCGATTACGGCCGGGCGGTGGACATCCTCACCAAGGCCGCGATCCGCGAGATGGTCGTGCCCTCGCTGCTTCCGGTGCTCAGCCCGATCGTGCTGTTCTTCGTGGTGCTGCTGATCGCCGGCAAGGCGGCCGCGCTCGCCGCGGTCGGAGCGATGCTGCTCGGCGTGATCGTCACCGGCCTGTTCGTCGCAATTTCCATGACCTCCGGCGGCGGGGCGTGGGACAACGCCAAGAAATACATCGAGGACGGCCATCACGGCGGCAAGGGCAGCGAAGCCCACAAGGCCGCGGTGACCGGCGACACGGTCGGCGATCCTTACAAGGACACTGCCGGTCCGGCCGTGAACCCGATGATCAAGATCACCAACATCGTGGCGCTGCTGCTCCTGGCGGTCCTCGCGGGCGGGCACTAG
- a CDS encoding beta-ketoacyl-ACP synthase III: MTQPIARIAGVGAYLPERVLTNEEMSRIVDTSDEWIRERTGIAKRHIAAEGELTSDLGTHAARIAMERAGVTAKDIDLIVVATATPDLTFPATGTIIQEKLGVEQGAAFDVHAVCSGFIYAVATANNFMRAGQSKCALVIGAETFSRILDWEDRTTCVLFGDGAGAIVLTAQEDGPPDEGVIATHLRSDGRYRDLLFVDGGPSATQTVGHLRMQGNQVFKHAVTKIAGSITELAELAGKDVAEIDWFIPHQANERILQGVAKRLGIPVEKVVSTVADHGNTSAASIPLALDAAIEDGRVKRGDLILMEALGGGFTWGAALARY; the protein is encoded by the coding sequence GTGACCCAGCCCATCGCCCGAATCGCCGGCGTCGGTGCGTATCTTCCCGAGCGCGTGCTGACGAACGAGGAGATGTCGCGCATCGTCGACACCAGCGACGAATGGATTCGCGAGCGGACCGGCATCGCCAAGCGCCACATCGCCGCCGAGGGCGAGCTGACGAGCGATCTCGGCACCCATGCCGCGCGCATCGCCATGGAGCGCGCCGGGGTCACGGCGAAGGACATCGACCTGATCGTCGTGGCGACCGCGACGCCGGATCTGACCTTCCCGGCGACCGGCACGATCATCCAGGAGAAGCTGGGCGTGGAGCAGGGCGCGGCCTTCGACGTGCACGCCGTGTGCTCCGGCTTCATCTACGCGGTGGCGACGGCCAACAATTTCATGCGCGCGGGCCAGTCGAAGTGCGCTCTCGTCATCGGGGCGGAAACGTTTTCGCGTATCCTCGACTGGGAGGACCGCACGACCTGCGTCCTGTTCGGCGACGGGGCCGGGGCGATCGTCCTGACCGCGCAGGAGGACGGACCGCCCGACGAGGGCGTCATCGCGACCCATCTGCGTTCCGACGGGCGCTATCGCGACCTGCTCTTCGTCGATGGCGGGCCTTCCGCCACGCAGACGGTCGGCCATCTGCGCATGCAGGGCAACCAGGTCTTCAAGCACGCGGTGACCAAGATCGCCGGCTCCATCACCGAGCTCGCCGAACTCGCCGGCAAGGATGTGGCGGAGATCGACTGGTTCATCCCGCACCAGGCCAATGAACGCATCCTGCAGGGCGTCGCCAAGCGCCTCGGCATCCCGGTGGAGAAGGTCGTCTCCACCGTCGCCGACCACGGCAACACCTCGGCCGCCTCGATCCCCCTGGCGCTCGACGCCGCGATCGAGGACGGCCGGGTCAAGCGCGGCGACCTCATCCTGATGGAGGCGCTCGGCGGCGGTTTCACGTGGGGTGCGGCGCTCGCGAGATATTAA
- the nusB gene encoding transcription antitermination factor NusB: MSETASQSRARLRRSARLAAVQALYQMELTGAGASEVTRQFRAHHFGHAGEPGEYIEADEDFFEDLLAGMVKAQDEVDAGIRETLKSGWRLSRLDATLRAILRAGGYELLVRTDVPVGTVINEYVDIANAFYDGPEPGFINASLENFARKVRPGEVRTAQ; the protein is encoded by the coding sequence ATGAGCGAGACCGCCTCCCAGTCGCGCGCGCGTCTTCGCCGCTCGGCCCGGCTGGCCGCCGTCCAGGCGCTCTACCAGATGGAGCTGACCGGGGCCGGGGCGAGCGAGGTGACGCGCCAGTTCCGCGCGCACCATTTCGGCCATGCAGGCGAGCCCGGCGAGTATATCGAGGCCGACGAGGACTTCTTCGAGGACCTGCTCGCCGGCATGGTCAAGGCCCAGGACGAGGTCGATGCCGGCATCCGCGAGACGCTGAAGTCGGGCTGGCGCCTGTCGCGCCTGGATGCGACGCTTCGCGCCATCCTGCGTGCGGGCGGCTACGAGCTCCTCGTACGTACGGACGTTCCGGTGGGCACGGTGATCAACGAATACGTCGACATCGCCAACGCCTTCTATGACGGGCCCGAGCCGGGCTTCATCAATGCCTCGCTGGAGAACTTCGCCCGCAAGGTCCGTCCCGGCGAGGTGCGCACGGCGCAATAG